One genomic segment of Flagellimonas marinaquae includes these proteins:
- a CDS encoding OsmC family protein, protein MTAKVTYNGNLRTTCVHLRSGSEYITDAPVDNNGKGEAFSPTDTVATGLANCMITMMGIKARDLEIDIAGSTAEVTKHMAANPRRISKIEVKFDLPASISEKHRKILMHTANTCPVHYSLHPDIEKVIDFNWIN, encoded by the coding sequence ATGACAGCAAAAGTAACCTATAACGGAAATCTTAGAACTACGTGTGTACACTTACGATCAGGTAGTGAGTATATTACCGACGCCCCTGTGGACAACAATGGCAAGGGAGAGGCTTTTTCCCCTACGGATACCGTGGCTACTGGCTTGGCGAACTGTATGATAACGATGATGGGCATAAAAGCCAGGGATTTGGAAATTGATATAGCAGGTTCTACCGCAGAGGTTACCAAGCATATGGCGGCCAATCCACGGAGAATCTCCAAGATCGAGGTAAAGTTTGATCTGCCTGCATCCATCTCTGAGAAACACCGTAAAATTTTGATGCATACGGCGAACACTTGCCCAGTACATTACAGTTTGCACCCAGATATTGAAAAAGTAATCGATTTTAATTGGATAAACTAG